A single genomic interval of Oryza sativa Japonica Group chromosome 7, ASM3414082v1 harbors:
- the LOC4344294 gene encoding vacuolar-sorting receptor 1 produces MTMMGCAVLLVVVASMAGEAAGRFVVEKNSLRVTSPAGLRGVYECAIGNFGMPQYGGTMHGVVVYPKANKKACRSFDDFDLSFKPKPGGLPIFLLVDRGDCYFTTKGWNAQTAGAAAVLVADDRLEPLITMDSPESSGTDYIEKITVPSALVTKKFGDDLKKALENGDMVNVLLDWRESLPHPDERVEYEFWTNSNDECGAKCDMQMNFVRNFRGTAQVLEKRGYTQFTPHYITWYCPEAFVLSKQCRSQCINHGRYCAPDPEQDFNIGYDGKDVVLQNLIQICLFKVGNETHKPWVWWDYVHDFSIRCPMKEKKYTRECANGVIKSLGLDLERINKCVGDPEADEENPVLKAEQDAQIGQGSRGDVTILPTLVVNNKQYRGKLEKSAVLKAVCSGFEETTEPDVCLSQEIQTNECLESNGGCWQDKTNNFTACKDTFRGRVCECPIARGVKFVGDGYTHCEASGVGRCQINNGGCWKETKNGKTVSACSNEESKGCKCPPGFKGDGIKSCEDIDECKDKLFCQCKDCSCENTWGSYECSCGGSNMLYMREHDTCISKVASSSVGWGFLWVIFFGLALAGIGAYAVYKYRLRSYMDSEIRAIMAQYMPLENQETPNQHRPVEHADI; encoded by the exons atgacgatgatggGGTGTGCCGTGCTGCTCGTGGTGGTGGCGTCcatggcgggggaggcggcggggaggtTCGTGGTGGAGAAGAACAGCCTGCGGGTGACGTCGCCGGCGGGGCTCCGGGGCGTCTACGAGTGCGCCATCGGCAACTTCGGGATGCCGCAGTACGGGGGCACCATGCACGGGGTCGTCGTCTACCCCAAGGCCAACAAGAAGGCCTGCAGGTCCTTCGACGACTTCGACCTCTCCTTCAAGCCCAAGCCCGGCGGCctccccatcttcctcctcgtcgatcGCGGAG ACTGCTACTTCACAACAAAGGGATGGAATGCTCAAACCGCTGGAGCTGCAGCTGTTCTTGTTGCCGATGATAGATTGGAGCCTTTGATAACAATGGACTCTCCAGAGTCTAGTGGCACAGATTACATAGAGAAAATTACTGTTCCTTCAGCACTTGTAACGAAGAAGTTTGGGGACGACCTTAAGAAAGCACTGGAAAACGGTGATATGGTCAATGTCCTTCTGGATTGGAGGGAATCTCTCCCTCATCCTGATGAGCGTGTAGAGTATGAATTCTGGACAAACAGCAACGATGAATGTGGTGCCAAATGTGACATGCAAATGAATTTTGTGAGGAACTTCAGAGGAACAGCACAGGTTCTTGAGAAAAGGGGTTACACTCAGTTCACCCCTCACTACATTACATGGTATTGTCCGGAAGCTTTTGTCCTGAGCAAGCAGTGCAGATCTCAGTGTATCAATCATGGGAGATACTGCGCTCCAGATCCAGAGCAGGATTTCAACATTGGATATGATGGAAAAGATGTTGTGCTTCAGAACCTGATTCAGATTTGCTTGTTCAAGGTTGGCAATGAAACTCACAAACCATGGGTGTGGTGGGATTATGTACACGATTTTTCAATTAGGTGCCCAATGAAGGAGAAGAAATACACGCGTGAATGCGCTAATGGTgttatcaagtcacttg GATTGGACCTTGAGAGGATCAACAAGTGTGTGGGAGACCCTGAAGCTGATGAAGAAAATCCCGTGCTTAAAGCGGAACAAGATGCTCAA ATTGGTCAAGGCTCTCGAGGAGATGTCACTATATTGCCGACCCTTGTCGTTAACAACAAGCAGTACAGAG GTAAGCTGGAGAAAAGTGCTGTGTTAAAAGCAGTATGCTCAGGATTTGAGGAGACAACTGAACCTGATGTTTGTTTGAGTCAAG AGATCCAAACAAATGAATGTTTGGAGAGCAATGGAGGGTGCTGGCAGGACAAGACTAATAATTTTACTGCGTGCAAG GACACCTTCCGTGGGCGAGTTTGTGAATGCCCTATTGCCCGTGGTGTGAAGTTCGTTGGTGACGGGTACACTCACTGTGAAG CTTCTGGTGTCGGTAGGTGCCAAATCAACAACGGAGGCTGCTGGAAGGAAACTAAAAATGGGAAGACGGTTTCTGCCTGCTCA AATGAAGAATCTAAAGGCTGCAAATGCCCACCAGGTTTCAAGGGTGATGGTATAAAAAGTTGTGAAG ATATTGATGAATGCAAAGACAAGCTTTTCTGCCAGTGCAAGGACTGCTCTTGTGAGAATACATGGGGAAGCTATGAGTGCAGCTGTGGTGGAAGTAATATGTTATACATGAGAGAGCATGACACTTGCATCA GCAAAGTTGCTTCTTCGTCAGTGGGCTGGGGCTTCCTTTGGGTTATTTTCTTTGGCCTCGCTTTGGCTGGAATTGGAGCATATGCCGTATACAAATATCGGCTACGG AGTTACATGGATTCAGAGATTCGTGCGATCATGGCTCAGTACATGCCCCTGGAGAATCAAGAAACACCGAATCAACATCGTCCTGTGGAGCATGCTGATATCTGA
- the LOC112939645 gene encoding ubiquinol-cytochrome c reductase complex 6.7 kDa protein yields MALPASSSGLFRFISPRRRPQSTDIAAAATWGVFAGTAAIYLVQPFDWIKKTFFEKPEPEA; encoded by the exons ATGGCTCTcccggcgtcgagctccggcCTCTTCCGCTTCAtctctccacggcgccgccccCAGTCcaccgacatcgccgccgccgccacctgggGCGTCTtcgccggcaccgccgccaTCTACCTCGTCCAG CCATTTGACTGGATTAAGAAAACTTTCTTTGAGAAACCCGAACCAGAGGCATAA